TTCTCTCACACTCATTACACTTATAAGACACGGAAGGAGCCTCAGCATTCTCCCATGAGCTCTCCATCCTACCCTGACTCTCCCAGGTCTCTCCGTGGTCAGGATTCTGAACACTTTTATCATTGTGGATCCTCTGATGTCTCAGGAGATGTGAATTCCGCCGAAAGGCTTTGCCACATGTGTTGCACTGGTATggcttctccccggtgtggaTTTTGTGATGTTCAAGGAGGCTGCAGCTCTGGCTGAAGGTTTTCCCGCAGTCATCACACTCgtagggcttctccccagtgtgagtTCTCTGGTGTTTGATGAGGTTCGAACTGTGACTGAAGACCTTGCCACATTCTTCACACTCGTAGGGCTTCTCACCCGTGTGGACTCTCTGATGAATGACGAGGGCAGAGCTCCCGATAAAGGTCTTGCCGCAGTCTTCACACTCATAAGGTTTCTCCCCGGTGTGGATTCTTCTGTGCTTCGTCAGGCCCGAACTCTGAGCAAAACTCTTTCCACATTCGTGACAGTAGTGCCGCCGATTCCCTGCGGcacttttctgctttctttgtaaCCTGCCCTCCTGTTCACCAGCTTCCAGCACGTGCAGGAATCTGGCCGATGGCTTCCCCCAGGTGGCAGGGTGTCTGCCCATGCTCCTGCTCTGGATGTTCCTCATCCGCAGGCAGGTCCCTGACCTTCGTCTGCATTTCACCACCTGAAACAACAAGTGGCCAGCAACTGTCAATTACGCCCTGCCACAGAGGACAGCTTTGTGATAAGTCCCAGGGACACAACACATACAGAGGTCTATACATGCCAAGGATGAGGATTTAAGTATTACAATACAGATAAGAATAAACTGGGGACCACAGGGGtcctgaggaggaagggagacttTAGAGGGAGAATGGAGCCATTAGGAGGAGGGTACAAACTGGGATCGGAGGGACTTGAGGGAAGGTGGCAAGGACTGAGGACTGGGGACATGTGCAGAGGCTCTGAGCTCTAAGGCCAGTAAGGCAGGGCCATATGCTTAGGATTAGATATTAACAGGGCTCTACAGAAGGCGACAGTAGACAAGGCACGTGGAAGGATTTCTGAAATGTTCTGTGAGAAACAGGGAAAGTAGGAACTCCGAAATTAGTCAGTGACCAATGGAAGGTGCAATCATCCCTGGCTGTGCCCATAAATAAAACTGGTGTCAGTGCTGGGAGATCTGAGTCAGAGCCCCCATCGTGCCAGCCAGTGAGCTCTGTGGACTCAGACAGGTCAGGCATCTGTGTACCTCTGCAGCTCGTCTCTAAGGCCACGCTCCACACTCAGTCTCAGGTCACTTCTAGCTCTTGCGCTCTCTGGTCCCACGGCCCATTTCCAGAAGAGACCCTTCggctctcctcctctgtcagggCTAGCcccgggaaggggaggggcaggaatcgGGTTTTACTGAGCCTCTACTATGAGCCGGTGATACCTCCTTCATTCCACTTAAACTGACCAGAACACTGGCAGCACAGATGGAAAAGCAAGGCTCAGAAGGCTTAATAAACTAGTCACATAGCTGGTTAGTAGCTGGGATTCAGAAATGGTGGTTCTAATTCCAAACATAATTCAAACAGCTTCTAACAGCCTCATAGGTTCTAATACACAAAGGAAGCCAAGAAACCTCATGAGAAATCCGTGCCCATCAGTCTTACCCAGGGAGATCAGGCGGCCCCAGTTCTCCTGCCTTTCATCTCTGTAGTTCACCTGAGACGAATCCAGCTGTGTCCATCCAGGAGTGAGAGTCGGGGCCACCTCTTCCATTTTCAGAGGCCCCTGAAATGACAGGTAATCCCACCTAATTCCTCTTGCCCAAAACCACTTCCAAAGCTGGGTATATGCAATGAAGGAACATCCCTTTCACAGGGGTTCTTTACAAAAGAGCAGATAGATACACTTATGCCTTCTTAACCCTAGCTCTAATAATAGTGTCAAAAAGTGACctattaaaggaaagaaatattataCACATTATGATGAGTACTTTCACAGTAAACATCTAAACTgtccagaaagtgaaaaagtcTGAAGAACAAGGGCCAGTGCAGTGAAAGGAGTGGAACATATccaaacttttcaaaatatgtgtGGTGTGCTTTGACAAAGTGGGGATGGGGACTCATTTATATTAATGATGTAAAGAATACAATGAAATCTAGGTCTGCTGTGAGAAAAACCAGGGAAAACAGATCCTACAGAGTCTCAGAAACAGATCTTCAAGCAGGACATGAAAGactgggtaagaaattaaaaTCCAAGTTAAGTAAATATTGGTCAGATTGTAATATTAAACCTAATAACTAACTTAAAGGACATGCTTTATCTGTTCCTTCAAGTTGAAGTTCATGGAGGGCAAAGGGCATGTTTTTATACCCCTCACTAGCAGCAGAGTttatgatacttaaaaaaaacaaaacgaaatcACCATCACAATAAAATGCTTAGTTTGTATTTGCCAAATTTCCTTTGTTGAAGAACATCTCATTGATGAAGGAGCTGACCAAAGAGATGGGGTAGGAAGAGCGGGGAAGCAGAGCCAGCCCCGAAGCTAGGAGTGAAACAGGAAAATCCTCTTCAGTGGACACCAAGATAAAGACAGACGATGATAAATGACTTTGGAGTAGATGAGAAAACTCCAACTCCACATGGACGTAGGATGAGGATGGAGGGGGAATGGCGAGACAGGGTTCTAATGGGAAGCCCATCAGTAGTAAAAGGTGCTGAATGAGGGGCGAGGGAGAGGGACTCCAGCTCACCTGGGACTCCAGGGCGAGCCTGGCAGCTCTCACGGCCTCTTCTCTGCAGCGCCCTCCCAGGGCAAGTCCTGGAACCTGGAGaactaagaaggaaagaaagctctGGCTGAGATCCACTGTGGCATTCAGCCTCCCTGCCCCGTGAACTCTAAGTTCAAAAACTGCATAAATTCCCATAAAGAAGTTCATAACAGAGTGGGCACCTTTCCAAAATTCCTGATCCCTGCCAGCTCAAATCCTAGGGcctaagaagatgtggtacactcTACGGATGCACAAGACCCATGGGCAGGATCCTTGGTAGGAAATAGAAgcaacataaaagcaaaacaagGCATTCCATCTGAAGAGTCTTTT
The Camelus ferus isolate YT-003-E chromosome 20, BCGSAC_Cfer_1.0, whole genome shotgun sequence genome window above contains:
- the LOC102520644 gene encoding LOW QUALITY PROTEIN: zinc finger protein with KRAB and SCAN domains 4 (The sequence of the model RefSeq protein was modified relative to this genomic sequence to represent the inferred CDS: deleted 1 base in 1 codon), translating into MARESKESTALDAQSAEDQTGILMVKVEKEEASALAAEAGAAGSPAPGPEHLRQRFRGFRYPEAEGPREALSRLRELCRLWLRPEMHSKEQILELLVLEQFLTILPGNLQSWVREQHPESGEEVVVLLEYLERQLDEPMPQVPGGDQGQKLLCCKMAVLTSAQRSRNAQFQPMKTLLKQESLLSQSLPDRVLQVPGLALGGRCREEAVRAARLALESQGPLKMEEVAPTLTPGWTQLDSSQVNYRDERQENWGRLISLGGEMQTKVRDLPADEEHPEQEHGQTPCHLGEAIGQIPARAEAGEQEGRLQRKQKSAAGNRRHYCHECGKSFAQSSGLTKHRRIHTGEKPYECEDCGKTFIGSSALVIHQRVHTGEKPYECEECGKVFSHSSNLIKHQRTHTGEKPYECDDCGKTFSQSCSLLEHHKIHTGEKPYQCNTCGKAFRRNSHLLRHQRIHNDKSVQNPDHGETWESQGRMESSWENAEAPSVSYKCNECERIFTRNRSLIEHQKIHTGEKPYQCDACGKGFTRTSYLVQHQRSHVGKKILSP